Below is a genomic region from Planococcus lenghuensis.
CTGGTAATATTGACCAAGCCCATACTGCCGAAGAATGGATAGCTGAGATTGATGTTTTAAAGGCAATCGGTATCTACTCGAACTTGTTGCAACAACTCTATAGAAATTAAAGGAGAATTTATGAATAAATTACGTCTTGCTGAGTTCAGGGAAAATATGCCGATCATCCAACAAAAACTTTATTTTGATCATGCAGCTATGTCGCCTCTTCATGATGACGTTGTGAAACGATTGAATGACTTCCATGTTTCGCGTCAAATAAACGGTCCCCAATTTCAAAAATGGTGGCAATGGGTTGAAGATACAAGGGTATTAATTGCAAATTGGCTAAACACTTCCTCTCGTCGAATTGCTTTTTTAGGAAATACTTCAGCTGGAATCAACTTAGCCGCTCAAGCTTTTCCTTTAAAAGAGGGGGATGAAGTAATAATTCCTGAACAAGAATTTCCTTCAAATGTTTATCCTTGGATCCATATTGAGAAAAACAGAGGGATTACATTAAAACAAGTAAAATACACGGACAATTGTTTAACGGCAGAACAAATCATTGCTCAAGTAACACCTAAAACAAAGCTCATAAGTGTTAGTTGGATAAGCGCTCATAATGGTAATGTAATTGATATTGAGAAGTTAGGAAGGTACTGTAAAGAGAACCGAATTTACTTTGTAGTAGATGCTATACAAGGTTTTGGGGTTAATAATTTGGATTTATCAAAAGTGCATATCGATCTGTTGGTTAGCGGATTCTATAAGTGGTCCATGGGTCCTGACGGAGTTTCCTTTATTTATGTTAACGCAGAAGTTCAAAATGAAATGAAAGTGCCTTGGATTGGTTGGGCAAGCATGACTAACCGATTTAATTATGAAGAAATTGACTACGATATAAGTATGGACGCGCGGCGTTTCGAAACCGGGAATATGAATTTCTCAGCTATTGCAGGGGTACAAGAAGCGCTTCAACTTTTACTCCCGTTCAAAGAAGAAATACACGATCGCGTTTCTTTTCTAACACGTCAACTAAGGGCAGGATTATCTACAATTCCGGGAATTCAAGTTTCATCACCCAATAATCTTTATTCGGGTATTACTCTATTCCAGGGAAAAGACAAAAGCCAGTTCGAGGAAGAAAATATTACTGTAAACTTTCGTTCAGGCGTTCGGGTTTCTCCACATTTTTATAATTTGGAAGCAGAGATCGATCTGTTTCTGAATAAAATGGATATGATGTGAAAA
It encodes:
- a CDS encoding aminotransferase class V-fold PLP-dependent enzyme yields the protein MNKLRLAEFRENMPIIQQKLYFDHAAMSPLHDDVVKRLNDFHVSRQINGPQFQKWWQWVEDTRVLIANWLNTSSRRIAFLGNTSAGINLAAQAFPLKEGDEVIIPEQEFPSNVYPWIHIEKNRGITLKQVKYTDNCLTAEQIIAQVTPKTKLISVSWISAHNGNVIDIEKLGRYCKENRIYFVVDAIQGFGVNNLDLSKVHIDLLVSGFYKWSMGPDGVSFIYVNAEVQNEMKVPWIGWASMTNRFNYEEIDYDISMDARRFETGNMNFSAIAGVQEALQLLLPFKEEIHDRVSFLTRQLRAGLSTIPGIQVSSPNNLYSGITLFQGKDKSQFEEENITVNFRSGVRVSPHFYNLEAEIDLFLNKMDMM